A region of Ictalurus furcatus strain D&B chromosome 1, Billie_1.0, whole genome shotgun sequence DNA encodes the following proteins:
- the zhx2a gene encoding zinc fingers and homeoboxes protein 2a has product MASRRKSTTPCMIRPNDLLDQDIDDCVDSTVENGSPSVPAGEDWTDKRSVVSTMPAIADPEKPEAEIRPPKKVQGGYECKYCTFSTQNLNEFKEHVDSNHPNVILNPLYLCAVCNFNTKKFDTLTEHNEKFHPGESNFKFKRIKLNSQTILEQTIEGSNCAAIYEARSPQSGEDLSPSSKSMAVKKPKTDCRRPLGDGQIDKLTPELSKKQITAVNVNGTVIIPDATLKEGLSHIMPSLQRPPNYSLVPKIAVPLNTLRYNASLDGNLTLITSFNKFPYPTQAELSWLTAASKHPEEQIKVWFTTQRLKQGISWSPEEVEEARKKMFNGTIQPVQQTFTVLPAQLTQSTKASQSLIQTLPCQVLGQSGLVLTPVSNGSNATSGPLALTVSNQAVQAVKRPLMSPVASPEPKRPSIIQTVQTTNKSASPTPSLSSDCKKTPGQIKELIASYTQCQFPDDEEVYRLIEMTGLSWGEIKKWFSDQRLGNHKTVLPLRADLQLKENQPQKPVATKFPLLEWVKGKSSEQMKMLEECFQRTSFPSQTEIESLAVDARLSKTEIDGWFMERRALRDNLEQALLNSMGFKRLDRGALNGIHEQEGRSRSSPLPLLTSVCPEIDSKSLYLLKEVFSQTQWPSPEEYSELELQTGLPRTEIVRWFKNNRSALRNGTLEWMEQFETMSTKKHNGQNSLLSPEQAPHGGVQRNFPEATLLKLEDDDKLAERSKLVSQDIVNWVTSKLGHNMQDISRSKDQHGLVTTDSGRWVKVSVAADTERKDSEALRVAADLEVLTTEHTVTG; this is encoded by the coding sequence ATGGCCAGTCGAAGAAAGTCCACCACCCCTTGTATGATTCGGCCAAATGACTTGTTGGACCAGGATATAGATGACTGTGTGGACAGCACAGTGGAGAACGGATCCCCGTCTGTTCCTGCTGGTGAGGATTGGACCGACAAGAGGAGCGTTGTAAGCACTATGCCAGCGATAGCTGATCCAGAAAAGCCTGAGGCGGAAATTCGGCCACCGAAGAAGGTGCAGGGAGGCTACGAGTGCAAATATTGTACCTTCTCGACTCAGAACCTTAACGAATTCAAAGAACACGTGGACTCCAACCATCCTAACGTCATTCTCAACCCTCTGTATCTATGCGCTGTCTGCAACTTCAACACGAAAAAGTTTGACACCTTGACGGAACACAACGAGAAGTTCCATCCTGGAGAGAGCAATTTCAAGTTCAAGAGGATAAAACTGAACAGTCAGACCATCCTGGAGCAGACGATTGAAGGTTCAAACTGCGCAGCCATTTATGAAGCTCGGAGTCCCCAGTCAGGGGAGGACCTTTCCCCTTCGAGCAAATCCATGGCTGTGAAGAAACCAAAAACTGACTGCAGGCGCCCTCTGGGAGACGGTCAAATAGACAAGCTCACGCCAGAGTTATCCAAAAAACAGATCACCGCAGTGAATGTGAATGGAACAGTGATAATCCCAGATGCAACACTAAAAGAGGGTCTCTCGCACATAATGCCATCCCTGCAGCGTCCACCGAACTACAGTTTAGTGCCAAAAATTGCTGTTCCTTTGAACACATTGAGATACAACGCATCGCTTGATGGAAACCTGACTCTAATTACTTCCTTTAATAAGTTtccatatcctacacaggctgAGCTCTCATGGCTCACTGCAGCATCGAAGCACCCAGAAGAACAAATCAAAGTATGGTTCACGACTCAAAGGCTAAAACAAGGCATCAGCTGGTCGCCTGAGGAGGTCGAAGAAGCACGTAAGAAAATGTTCAATGGAACTATTCAGCCTGTTCAACAAACATTCACCGTCTTACCTGCCCAGCTGACCCAATCCACAAAAGCCTCCCAATCCCTTATCCAAACTCTCCCTTGCCAAGTTCTTGGACAGTCCGGCTTGGTGTTGACACCAGTGTCCAACGGGTCCAATGCAACTTCTGGTCCGCTTGCACTAACCGTTTCGAATCAAGCCGTACAGGCCGTCAAGAGGCCTCTCATGTCCCCTGTTGCGTCTCCAGAGCCGAAGAGGCCTTCAATAATCCAAACCGTTCAGACTACTAATAAATCTGCCTCTCCTACACCCAGTCTTTCTTCAGATTGCAAAAAAACACCAGGTCAGATTAAAGAGCTGATAGCCAGCTATACTCAGTGCCAGTTTCCTGATGATGAAGAAGTGTATCGTCTTATTGAGATGACTGGCCTTTCCTGGGGAGAAATTAAAAAGTGGTTCAGTGATCAGCGTCTTGGAAACCATAAGACTGTACTGCCACTAAGGGCTGACCTTCAGTTGAAGGAAAACCAGCCTCAGAAACCCGTGGCCACTAAGTTTCCCCTTCTGGAATGGGTAAAGGGAAAATCCTCTGAGCAAATGAAAATGTTGGAGGAGTGTTTCCAGAGGACGAGCTTTCCGTCACAGACTGAGATCGAAAGCCTTGCGGTTGACGCCAGACTTTCCAAAACGGAGATTGATGGCTGGTTCATGGAGCGTCGTGCTCTTCGAGATAACCTTGAACAAGCCTTGCTCAACTCCATGGGCTTTAAAAGACTGGACAGAGGAGCTCTGAATGGAATACATGAGCAGGAAGGCCGGTCAAGGTCCTCTCCCCTTCCTCTTCTAACTTCTGTTTGCCCTGAAATTGACAGCAAGTCTCTCTACCTTCTAAAAGAGGTTTTCTCACAGACACAGTGGCCGTCACCGGAGGAGTACAGCGAACTGGAACTCCAGACGGGGTTGCCTCGCACAGAAATCGTACGCTGGTTTAAGAATAACCGATCTGCTCTGAGAAATGGGACCTTGGAATGGATGGAGCAGTTTGAGACTATGAGCACCAAAAAACACAACGGGCAGAACAGCTTGCTGAGCCCCGAACAAGCGCCCCACGGTGGTGTACAGCGGAACTTCCCTGAGGCAACGCTACTAAAACTAGAGGATGATGACAAGCTGGCGGAGCGCTCGAAACTTGTCAGTCAGGACATAGTCAACTGGGTGACCAGTAAGCTAGGCCACAACATGCAGGACATTAGCCGGAGCAAGGACCAACACGGACTGGTGACGACGGACAGCGGGAGATGGGTTAAAGTTTCCGTGGCAGCTGACACTGAAAGAAAAGACTCTGAGGCACTGAGAGTGGCCGCCGACCTTGAGGTTCTGACCACAGAGCACACGGTGACGGGATAA